The Pseudomonadota bacterium genome has a window encoding:
- a CDS encoding NAD(P)H-dependent oxidoreductase: protein MTRICILQAHPDPGQQHFCHVLAEAYAREAENHGGIIDLRDLGSVHLDPMVEPALVNHPVEAEIRSLQNAIRGAAHLVIIFPVWFATMPAKTKAVLEHIGRHDFAFSTRRNAFPEPHLSGRSARIIVTMSTPDWVYHLTQRGSATSWLARPVLGYAGFKPVRTTVLGSIDRPQARKRALEKVEALGRRLA, encoded by the coding sequence GACCCGCATTTGCATCTTGCAGGCGCATCCCGATCCGGGCCAGCAGCATTTCTGCCATGTGCTGGCTGAAGCTTACGCCCGAGAGGCCGAGAACCATGGCGGCATCATCGATTTGCGCGACCTGGGCTCCGTGCACCTCGATCCCATGGTCGAGCCTGCCTTGGTCAATCACCCCGTGGAAGCTGAGATACGATCGCTCCAAAATGCGATCCGCGGTGCGGCGCATCTGGTGATTATCTTCCCCGTCTGGTTCGCCACGATGCCAGCCAAGACAAAGGCCGTGCTCGAGCATATCGGACGACACGACTTCGCCTTTTCAACACGGCGAAACGCGTTCCCCGAACCACACCTGTCCGGCCGATCCGCACGTATCATCGTTACCATGTCGACGCCCGATTGGGTGTATCATCTCACCCAACGCGGCAGCGCGACGAGTTGGTTGGCGCGGCCCGTTCTCGGTTATGCCGGTTTCAAGCCGGTACGCACCACGGTGCTCGGTTCCATCGACCGGCCGCAGGCGCGTAAGCGCGCTTTGGAGAAGGTTGAGGCGCTGGGTCGGC